In Castanea sativa cultivar Marrone di Chiusa Pesio chromosome 6, ASM4071231v1, a single window of DNA contains:
- the LOC142639851 gene encoding uncharacterized protein LOC142639851: MGGKIVEMFSDKIGCRPSGKGAGSQRSKDAGIFKSDNGLQFDSKTFRRYCCDLRITNRYSTLTYPQGNGQTEAFNKVIVNGLKKRLDDAKKKWVEELPHVLWTYRTTPRKSTGETPFSMTYRVEAVIPLETGFPTLRTITFTPSNNDGLLERNLDLVEERRENDMVQLAYYQH, encoded by the exons ATGGGAGGGAAGATTGTGGAGATGTTCTCGGATAAGATTGGTTGTAGGCCAAGTGGAAAGGGAGCTGGAAGccagagatccaaggatgctgGAATATTTAAGTCAG ATAATggtcttcaatttgatagtaaaacCTTCAGAAGATATTGTTGCGATCTACGCATTACGAACAGATATTCCACCCTGACTTAtccacaagggaatggacagACTGAGGCTTTTAATAAGGTAATAGTAAATGGGCTTAAAAAAAgattggatgatgctaagaaaaaatgggtagaagaactgCCACACGTCCTTTGGACCTACAGGACTACACCTCGTAAGTCCACAGGGGAGACccccttttcaatgacttataGGGTCGAAGCAGTAATTCCTCTTGAAACCGGTTTCCCCACGCTGAGGACGATCACTTTTACTCCAAGCAACAATGATGGGTTGTTAGAAAGGAATCTGGATTTGGTTGAAGAACGAAGGGAAAATGACATGGTTCAACTAGCATACTATCAACACTAG